From Candidatus Neomarinimicrobiota bacterium, the proteins below share one genomic window:
- the carA gene encoding glutamine-hydrolyzing carbamoyl-phosphate synthase small subunit, with translation MKQERIAKIVLENGMEFTGKSFGYEQSVSGEVVFNTAMTGYPESLTDPSYKGQILVSTYPLIGNYGVPAPKKNEGLHTYYESDRIHVSALIISDYSFNYHHWNAAKSLQEWLIEHKIPGVYDVDTRALTQILREKGTMLGKILIEGDPDWYDPSGENLVKTVSVETPVTYGSGRTHIGLIDCGVKNNIIRQLLRLDTKVTRLPWDFDVSRESFDGIFLTNGPGDPKQCGATIDNLKKVLQKEIPVFGICLGSQLMALAAGADTYKLKYGHRSHNQPVQQKGSARCYITSQNHGYAVDPDSIPPEWDIYFENVNDGTVEGIIHKEKPFFSTQFHPEASGGPTDTQFLFENFINSIKSRCDG, from the coding sequence ATGAAACAGGAACGTATTGCAAAAATTGTTTTAGAAAACGGAATGGAGTTTACAGGGAAATCCTTTGGGTATGAACAGTCTGTTTCAGGTGAAGTTGTTTTCAATACAGCGATGACCGGATATCCCGAGAGCCTGACAGATCCTTCCTATAAGGGACAAATTCTTGTATCTACCTATCCGTTAATCGGGAATTACGGCGTTCCGGCGCCGAAAAAGAATGAAGGTCTTCATACCTATTATGAATCAGACAGGATTCATGTCTCAGCATTGATTATTTCCGATTATTCCTTTAATTATCACCATTGGAATGCCGCAAAAAGTCTGCAGGAGTGGCTTATCGAGCATAAAATTCCCGGTGTGTACGATGTGGATACCCGGGCTTTGACCCAGATTCTCCGGGAAAAGGGGACCATGCTGGGGAAAATCCTCATTGAAGGCGATCCGGATTGGTATGATCCTTCCGGGGAAAACCTGGTGAAAACAGTGAGTGTAGAGACTCCTGTGACGTATGGATCCGGTCGCACCCATATCGGCTTGATCGATTGTGGTGTAAAAAACAACATTATCCGGCAATTGTTGCGATTGGATACAAAGGTAACCCGCCTTCCCTGGGATTTTGATGTGAGCCGGGAGTCGTTTGACGGCATATTTCTTACGAACGGTCCGGGAGATCCCAAGCAGTGTGGTGCAACGATTGATAATCTGAAAAAAGTCCTGCAAAAGGAGATTCCTGTTTTCGGGATTTGTCTGGGATCCCAGCTCATGGCTCTGGCTGCAGGGGCTGATACCTATAAACTGAAATATGGGCACCGGAGTCACAATCAGCCGGTTCAGCAAAAAGGAAGCGCCCGGTGCTATATCACGTCACAAAATCATGGCTATGCGGTGGATCCCGATAGTATCCCCCCGGAATGGGATATCTATTTTGAAAATGTCAACGATGGGACGGTGGAAGGAATCATCCACAAAGAAAAACCCTTTTTCTCCACACAGTTTCATCCGGAAGCTTCCGGTGGACCAACCGATACCCAGTTTCTCTTTGAAAATTTTATAAATAGCATAAAAAGCAGGTGTGATGGATAA
- the dacB_2 gene encoding D-alanyl-D-alanine carboxypeptidase/D-alanyl-D-alanine-endopeptidase, with product MKRTGLILSIIALCSSLVLGETPAELTERLAQETPALKHAQWSVYAMYADHGQVIIDHHSDESLASASGLKLVTTAAALLELGENFQFKTELAYRGEINWRGVLEGDLVVIGGGDPVLGSDWLTSAIQMDSLKILLVQAVKKAGIQSIKGDLILDISIFDDQVIPDDWVWTDIGNYYGAGVWGLNISNNLYHLTFRPGEKAGDPAPVIGLSPQIPGLSFVNHMKTGPEGSGDQGYIYCPPRGKTAFLRGTVPAGFEDFTIRGSIPNPPEWMGHWLQEALMRAGVEIRGKVHVTGSPVDRDGFHSLLIIPSPPLREIIEVTNKRSVNLFTEVLLKMTSLHHSGKSSTAEGTRVIRDIFTERGLVLDGFRMKDGSGLSRTNMVRTSHFAHILAYMSQTPLSQTYMESFSLCGSDEEPGWLKNFGRGTPVEMNARIKTGYIEAVRSHSGYVKSRSGRLITFSMMCNNFTSSTGPINEVHEKIIISLAEMP from the coding sequence GTGAAACGGACAGGACTCATCTTAAGTATTATTGCTTTATGTTCATCGCTCGTTTTGGGAGAAACACCGGCTGAGCTTACGGAACGGCTCGCACAGGAAACACCAGCCCTTAAACACGCCCAATGGAGTGTATACGCCATGTACGCAGATCATGGACAAGTCATTATTGATCACCATTCAGACGAGAGTCTGGCATCTGCATCGGGGCTCAAACTGGTGACCACAGCAGCAGCTTTACTGGAACTGGGTGAAAATTTTCAATTCAAAACAGAACTGGCATACCGGGGTGAAATCAACTGGCGCGGGGTGTTGGAGGGAGATCTGGTTGTCATCGGAGGAGGAGATCCGGTGTTGGGTTCGGATTGGTTAACATCTGCCATTCAGATGGATTCCCTGAAAATCCTGTTGGTGCAGGCTGTCAAAAAAGCCGGTATTCAATCTATTAAAGGAGATTTGATACTGGATATCAGCATCTTTGATGATCAGGTGATCCCTGATGACTGGGTCTGGACAGATATAGGGAATTATTACGGAGCCGGTGTATGGGGATTAAATATTTCCAATAATTTATATCACCTGACATTTCGTCCGGGAGAAAAGGCAGGGGACCCGGCACCGGTGATCGGTTTATCTCCCCAGATTCCCGGTCTTTCCTTTGTCAATCACATGAAAACAGGTCCTGAAGGATCCGGGGATCAGGGATACATTTATTGTCCACCGAGAGGAAAAACAGCTTTTCTCAGGGGAACTGTCCCTGCAGGATTTGAGGATTTTACGATACGTGGTTCTATCCCCAACCCCCCGGAGTGGATGGGACATTGGTTACAGGAAGCCCTCATGCGTGCAGGCGTTGAAATCCGGGGAAAGGTACACGTAACAGGTTCACCGGTAGACCGGGACGGATTCCATTCCCTTTTGATCATTCCTTCACCTCCCCTTCGGGAGATCATTGAGGTCACGAACAAACGGAGTGTTAACCTGTTTACGGAAGTGCTTTTAAAAATGACGTCTCTCCACCATTCAGGTAAAAGCAGCACAGCTGAAGGGACCCGGGTGATTCGGGATATTTTTACGGAGCGAGGACTGGTATTGGATGGATTCCGGATGAAAGACGGAAGCGGTTTATCACGCACCAACATGGTCCGGACCTCCCATTTTGCACACATCCTGGCGTATATGTCCCAGACCCCCCTTTCCCAAACCTATATGGAATCTTTCTCCCTCTGCGGATCGGATGAAGAACCGGGCTGGCTGAAAAATTTCGGTCGCGGGACTCCCGTAGAAATGAATGCCCGGATCAAAACCGGTTATATTGAAGCGGTTCGCTCCCATTCCGGCTATGTAAAATCCCGCTCAGGCAGGCTTATTACATTTTCCATGATGTGCAATAACTTTACAAGTTCTACGGGACCTATAAATGAGGTGCATGAAAAAATTATTATTTCTCTGGCGGAAATGCCATGA
- a CDS encoding formate--tetrahydrofolate ligase, with amino-acid sequence MLSDIDIAKKVGLKPIKDIGRSLGLEEEDLELYGKYKAKISYQALDKLQDRPEGKLILVSAITPTPAGEGKTTVSIGLSQALNKIGEKAMVAIREPSLGPVFGIKGGAAGGGYSQVLPMEEINLHFTGDFHAVTAANNTLAALIDNHIHAGNDLQIDPRRVTWKRVLDVNDRALRHVVIGLGGRTQGIPREDGFDITPASEIMAILCLSKDLAELKERIGNITIGFTYDGKPVLEKELGYEGAIAALLKDALKPNLVQTTENTPALVHGGPFANIAQGANSIIATKAALRMADYVVTEAGFGFDLGAEKFFDIVCPNGPMCTSAVVLVATVRALKHHGGAKLSDLNAPNVEALKKGLPNLGKHLENIKKFGMESVVAINRFATDTEEELEIVESYARKHGFDASIVDFWSKGGEGGLELAEEVKRLVDDKRCQMHSLYDWKDSIEDKIKTVATEIYGAKAIDYTSTAKKDLKKINQYGYHELPVCIAKTQKSLSDNPKLLGRPENFLVTVREILIASGAGFVIPITGDIMRMPGLPKAPAAKKITVDDKGDIENLF; translated from the coding sequence ATGTTGTCGGATATTGATATTGCAAAAAAAGTAGGTTTAAAACCCATCAAGGATATTGGCAGGTCTTTGGGACTTGAAGAAGAGGATCTGGAACTATATGGCAAATACAAGGCCAAAATTTCGTATCAAGCCCTGGATAAACTTCAAGACCGCCCGGAAGGAAAACTGATTCTGGTTTCTGCCATCACACCTACACCGGCAGGTGAAGGAAAAACAACAGTGTCAATCGGACTCTCCCAGGCGTTGAATAAAATCGGTGAAAAAGCCATGGTGGCCATCCGGGAACCCAGCCTGGGACCGGTCTTTGGTATTAAGGGCGGTGCCGCCGGCGGGGGATATTCCCAGGTGCTTCCCATGGAAGAGATCAATCTTCACTTTACAGGGGATTTTCATGCCGTGACGGCAGCCAATAACACCCTTGCAGCTCTGATTGACAATCATATTCATGCCGGCAATGACCTGCAAATCGATCCCAGGAGAGTCACCTGGAAAAGGGTCCTGGATGTGAATGACCGGGCATTGAGACATGTTGTCATCGGATTGGGGGGGCGGACCCAGGGAATTCCCCGGGAGGATGGCTTCGATATTACACCTGCTTCCGAAATCATGGCAATTCTATGTCTGTCCAAAGATCTGGCCGAACTGAAAGAACGAATAGGGAATATAACCATCGGTTTTACCTACGACGGAAAACCGGTACTGGAAAAGGAACTGGGATATGAAGGCGCCATCGCTGCCTTATTGAAAGATGCCCTGAAACCGAATCTTGTCCAGACAACAGAAAACACACCGGCTCTTGTCCATGGCGGACCTTTTGCCAATATTGCTCAGGGTGCCAATAGTATCATAGCAACCAAAGCAGCACTTCGTATGGCGGATTATGTTGTGACGGAAGCGGGCTTTGGTTTTGACCTGGGTGCAGAAAAATTCTTCGATATTGTGTGTCCCAACGGACCTATGTGTACATCAGCTGTCGTTCTTGTGGCAACCGTTCGTGCCTTGAAACATCATGGCGGTGCCAAACTTTCAGATCTGAATGCACCCAATGTGGAAGCCTTGAAAAAAGGACTTCCAAACCTTGGCAAACATCTTGAGAATATAAAAAAATTCGGAATGGAATCGGTTGTAGCCATTAACCGTTTTGCGACTGATACCGAAGAAGAACTGGAAATAGTCGAATCCTACGCCCGGAAGCATGGTTTTGATGCGTCTATCGTGGATTTTTGGTCCAAAGGTGGAGAGGGCGGACTCGAACTGGCAGAGGAGGTTAAACGGCTTGTAGATGATAAGCGGTGCCAGATGCATTCTCTCTACGACTGGAAAGATTCAATTGAAGATAAAATCAAGACCGTTGCGACAGAGATCTATGGCGCAAAAGCCATTGATTACACATCTACTGCCAAAAAGGATTTGAAAAAAATCAACCAGTATGGTTATCACGAATTGCCTGTATGTATTGCCAAGACCCAGAAATCCTTGTCGGACAATCCAAAACTCCTGGGACGTCCGGAAAATTTTCTGGTGACGGTCCGGGAAATTCTCATCGCTTCCGGAGCAGGATTTGTGATTCCCATTACCGGGGATATTATGCGCATGCCCGGTCTTCCCAAAGCACCGGCAGCAAAGAAAATTACGGTTGACGATAAAGGGGATATTGAAAATCTGTTCTGA
- a CDS encoding fumarylacetoacetate hydrolase family protein, translated as MTHAILQPVEKAFHVPKILGVGHNYRDRFIEANYQDVHLHPVIFMKPSQAIVHSPGPAELPFYSNLVEYEVEVTLLIGAEGRNIDESEASGLIAGVGVGVDLTARDVLNDARKDGRDWTEAKCFDQSALISHFVSVLHFPRLDNLHFRIFQNGILRQNGNTADMIYKIPEILAHISTIMTLLPGDLIFTGTPSGVGPVSSGDRLLIELEDEISEEFLIL; from the coding sequence ATGTCCCTAAAATTTTAGGGGTTGGGCACAATTACCGGGACCGCTTTATCGAAGCGAATTACCAGGATGTCCATCTTCATCCCGTTATTTTCATGAAACCTTCTCAGGCAATTGTCCACAGCCCCGGACCTGCAGAACTCCCCTTTTATTCCAATTTGGTGGAGTATGAAGTAGAAGTAACCCTGTTGATTGGAGCCGAAGGCCGGAATATTGATGAATCTGAAGCTTCCGGTCTTATTGCCGGAGTTGGAGTGGGTGTGGATCTTACCGCCAGAGATGTTTTGAATGATGCCCGGAAAGATGGCCGGGACTGGACCGAAGCCAAGTGTTTTGATCAGTCTGCTCTGATATCACATTTTGTCTCTGTCCTTCATTTTCCCCGTCTGGATAATCTTCATTTCCGGATTTTTCAGAATGGGATTTTGAGGCAAAACGGTAATACCGCTGACATGATCTATAAAATTCCGGAAATTTTAGCCCATATCAGTACCATTATGACCCTTTTGCCGGGGGATCTCATTTTCACCGGGACACCTTCCGGTGTGGGTCCGGTTTCCTCAGGAGACCGGCTCCTGATTGAATTGGAAGATGAGATCTCTGAAGAATTCCTGATCCTGTAA